The genome window ATTGTATCCACTAACTTAGTTGTACGTTCCCTTCAGTCTCAATTCATTGCGCAAAAAAAACTTGTTGCATACATACTTTACGTTCAAGTTCCCTCAAGCAACTTAACTCAGTCTTGAGCTAGGCCCAATTCATCCCTGCTTGTCACTTTTTCACAGGTTTACAAATATATCACAAAAACACCTCATAAGTGTGTCATAAATAACATCCCAAGAAACCCAGCCCACACAGGAGTCACCCTTTAAACTTAACAGTCTACTGGGATGGGAGAGGGTCAATGAATTCAAGATACATGCCTCTGCTATCGTGGATGAGCATAAATGAATGACGTTTATGTGGATGTCAAGAGGGCCGGGGGGAGTTGGAAGAGGTAGCAGCAATACTCACACAGCATCTTGGTGACCTGGCGTCTCCGGGCTTTCTGCTGCTGACTGCGGACGTTGCAGTAGCTGTTGCGCCCTAGGCTTGTCTCAGCCTCCATCACCTGGAGCATCTTCTCACGTTTGAGCTGCAGGCCGATGAGTAGGTAGAGAGCGCTGATGGTCAGCATGGGAAGCATGAAGAAAAGCAGGGTGGTCACTTGGATGGTCAAGTTGTACATCCAGCGGGGCTTGACCAGCGTACAGATGGCTGACTCTGGGATTTCCTTCCTGGTGGTGCCCCCTGCTGCCGACTGCAGGGTAAAGATGCCGTGCAGGCTGGTGTTGGGCACGGCACATAGCACTGAGATCCCCCACACTGTCATAATGACCCGTTTGGCATGTGTGTGCGTCACCACGTACTTGGCGCGCAGGGGGTGCACTACAGCGATGTAGCGTTCCACGCTGAGCGCCGTCACATTGAGGATGGAGGCGAAGCAGACCGTCTCAAACAGGAAAGTCTTAAAGTAGCAGCCACCCTTGCCCAGGAGGAATGGGTAGTTCTGCCACATCTCGTAGAGCTCCAGTGGCATGCCCAGCAGCAGCACCAGCAGGTCAGACACGGCGAGGCTGAACAGGTAGTAGTTGGTGGGCGTGCGCATAACCTTGTTGCGAGCGATGACGATGCA of Salvelinus fontinalis isolate EN_2023a chromosome 12, ASM2944872v1, whole genome shotgun sequence contains these proteins:
- the nmur1a gene encoding neuromedin-U receptor 1 — protein: MTSRYNCSFADSWDCPQEGMCGNLTSDLNGSAGPVDACLTQEEYLEKYLGPLRSSVFLPVCLTYLLIFLVGAFGNLLTCIVIARNKVMRTPTNYYLFSLAVSDLLVLLLGMPLELYEMWQNYPFLLGKGGCYFKTFLFETVCFASILNVTALSVERYIAVVHPLRAKYVVTHTHAKRVIMTVWGISVLCAVPNTSLHGIFTLQSAAGGTTRKEIPESAICTLVKPRWMYNLTIQVTTLLFFMLPMLTISALYLLIGLQLKREKMLQVMEAETSLGRNSYCNVRSQQQKARRRQVTKMLFVLVVVFGICWAPFHTDRLMWSFIDEWTSIQLEVYKYVHVVSGVFFYLSSAVNPILYNLMSTRFREMFKEVMCHRPRHPVPRKQSLSVTRVTLRSILSEATPINGIAGLHEDKEHETTFP